The proteins below are encoded in one region of Microbispora sp. NBC_01189:
- a CDS encoding cation acetate symporter: protein MSHETLSTILFVVFVAGTLGITFWASRNTKSASDFYAGGRSFTGLQNGLAIGGDYMSAASFLGIAGIIALSGYDGFLYSIGFLVAWLVALLLVAELMRNSGKYTMADVLAFRMSPRPVRTAAGVSTIVVSIFYLLAQMVGAGALVGLLLGVTSQAGKIWTIIAVGLLMIVYVVFGGMKGTTWVQIVKAVMLMVGAALITLLVLGKFGFNLSGLLGDAATASGKGEAFLTPGLKYGTEAQGIWGKIDLISLGLALVLGTAGLPHVLIRFYTVPTARDARKSVLWGIGIIGVFYLLTLVLGFGAAALVHGKIDKSGNTAAPLLAQEIGTQVFGDVGGTVLLAVIAAVAFATILAVVAGLTLASSSSFAHDLYAHVFKRGNVAERQELVVARVAAFVIGAVAIALSIFAQSLNVAFLVSLAFAVAASGNLPAILYSLFWKRFNTAGAVSAIYGGLISAVVMVIFSPVVSGAKTAMFPDVDFHLIALSNPGIFSIPIGFLCGYLGTILSKEYNASKYAEIEVRSLTGIGAEQATGH, encoded by the coding sequence GTGAGCCACGAGACCCTGTCCACGATCCTCTTCGTGGTCTTCGTAGCCGGCACGCTCGGCATCACGTTCTGGGCGAGCCGCAACACCAAGAGCGCGTCCGACTTCTACGCGGGCGGCCGTTCGTTCACCGGCCTGCAGAACGGCCTGGCGATCGGCGGCGACTACATGTCGGCCGCGTCGTTCCTCGGCATCGCCGGAATCATCGCGCTGTCGGGCTACGACGGCTTCCTCTACTCGATCGGCTTCCTCGTCGCGTGGCTGGTCGCGCTGCTGCTCGTCGCGGAGCTCATGCGCAACTCCGGCAAGTACACGATGGCCGACGTGCTGGCGTTCCGGATGTCCCCCCGCCCGGTCCGTACGGCGGCCGGCGTGTCGACGATCGTCGTCAGCATCTTCTACCTGCTCGCGCAGATGGTCGGCGCGGGCGCCCTGGTCGGGCTGCTGCTGGGCGTCACCTCGCAGGCCGGCAAGATCTGGACGATCATCGCGGTCGGCCTGCTGATGATCGTCTACGTCGTCTTCGGCGGCATGAAGGGCACCACCTGGGTGCAGATCGTCAAGGCCGTCATGCTGATGGTCGGCGCCGCGCTCATCACCCTGCTCGTGCTGGGCAAGTTCGGCTTCAACCTGTCGGGCCTGCTCGGCGACGCCGCGACGGCGAGCGGCAAGGGTGAGGCGTTCCTCACGCCCGGCCTCAAGTACGGCACCGAGGCCCAGGGCATCTGGGGCAAGATCGACCTGATCAGCCTCGGCCTGGCCCTGGTGCTCGGCACCGCCGGTCTGCCGCACGTCCTCATCCGCTTCTACACCGTGCCGACCGCCAGGGACGCCCGCAAGTCGGTCCTGTGGGGCATCGGCATCATCGGCGTCTTCTACCTGCTGACGCTGGTCCTCGGCTTCGGCGCGGCGGCCCTGGTCCACGGCAAGATCGACAAGTCGGGCAACACGGCGGCGCCGCTGCTCGCCCAGGAGATCGGCACACAGGTCTTCGGCGACGTCGGCGGCACGGTGCTGCTCGCGGTCATCGCGGCGGTCGCGTTCGCCACGATCCTCGCCGTGGTCGCCGGGCTCACGCTGGCCTCCTCCTCCAGCTTCGCCCACGACCTCTACGCCCACGTGTTCAAGCGCGGGAACGTCGCCGAGCGGCAGGAACTGGTCGTCGCCCGGGTCGCCGCCTTCGTGATCGGCGCGGTCGCGATCGCGCTGAGCATCTTCGCCCAGTCGCTCAACGTGGCCTTCCTCGTCTCACTGGCCTTCGCGGTCGCCGCGTCGGGCAACCTGCCCGCGATCCTCTACAGCCTGTTCTGGAAGAGGTTCAACACGGCGGGCGCGGTCTCGGCCATCTACGGCGGCCTGATCTCCGCCGTGGTGATGGTGATCTTCTCGCCGGTCGTCTCCGGCGCCAAGACGGCGATGTTCCCCGACGTGGACTTCCACCTGATCGCGCTGTCGAACCCCGGCATCTTCTCGATCCCGATCGGCTTCCTGTGCGGCTACCTCGGCACGATCCTGAGCAAGGAGTACAACGCGTCGAAGTACGCCGAGATCGAGGTCCGCTCGCTCACCGGCATCGGCGCCGAGCAGGCCACCGGTCACTGA
- a CDS encoding DUF485 domain-containing protein, which produces MTVQHDPSVYERIQAGEQFQELRRRYRSWAFPMTIAFLVWYLLYVLLSGFARDFMGTKLFGNINVALVFGVLQFVSTFLIAWAYSRHAAAKLDPLAGELRAEAGNRDEVGEGAK; this is translated from the coding sequence GTGACCGTCCAGCACGATCCATCGGTCTATGAGCGTATACAGGCGGGTGAGCAGTTCCAGGAGCTGCGCCGCCGCTACCGGTCCTGGGCCTTCCCCATGACCATCGCCTTCCTGGTGTGGTACCTCCTCTATGTGCTTCTGTCCGGCTTCGCCCGGGACTTCATGGGCACCAAGCTCTTCGGCAACATCAACGTCGCCCTCGTCTTCGGCGTGCTGCAGTTCGTCTCGACGTTCCTGATCGCCTGGGCGTACTCGCGGCACGCGGCGGCGAAGCTCGATCCGCTCGCCGGCGAGCTGCGCGCCGAGGCCGGCAACCGCGACGAGGTCGGAGAGGGCGCCAAGTGA